A region of Nitrospira sp. CR1.1 DNA encodes the following proteins:
- the asnB gene encoding asparagine synthase (glutamine-hydrolyzing), with amino-acid sequence MCGISGYVDSERVASDRTIQLMTRPLAHRGPDGEGVWVESRVALGNRRLAVLDLSSRGHQPMISHDRRYVMTYNGEVYNYLELKSDLGRSFETGTDTEVVLEAFARWGPDSFHRLNGMFACAIWDRLTERLLLVRDRFGVKPLYYAEVDGTLYFASEIKSLAAAGVPLEPDQDTWFAYLRFGAYDDGSGTFFKGIRRVPPGHYLSWQDGRIELHRWYDLPERVKSSWPDERSDSIVGEEYHRLLQDAVRIRFRSDVPVGVCLSGGLDSSTLVALLKELFGSGQDIQTYHFACGDAAYDETPWVRKLLAETRYPLNIAYLAAAEIPDLAEEAILSQEEPFGGFPTLAMIQLFKLAKSSGTTVLLDGQGLDEQWAGYSYYAQGAGSALSGSMPVQGSLNGSTSHGCLSEAFTSLRPRPVYPEPFRGRLSNLRYCDLRYTKLPRALRFNDRASSQASCELREPFLDYRLVELAFKQPDHRLIRHDQHKYLLREIVRPLLPKDFAEAPKRPVQTPQREWLRGPLRDWVESCLAHASVTQSGWFDKIRLHESWERYLRGESDNSFYVWQWISVALNHHLIESMKAAHKT; translated from the coding sequence ATGTGTGGCATTAGCGGATACGTCGACTCAGAGCGAGTCGCCTCTGATCGCACGATTCAACTCATGACCCGTCCCCTCGCGCATCGCGGGCCGGATGGGGAAGGCGTGTGGGTTGAATCTCGCGTGGCACTTGGCAACCGGCGTCTGGCCGTGCTCGATCTCTCCTCCCGCGGTCACCAGCCGATGATAAGTCACGATCGTCGTTACGTCATGACCTACAACGGAGAGGTGTACAATTATCTCGAGTTGAAGTCCGACCTTGGGAGGTCATTTGAAACAGGAACTGACACGGAAGTTGTCCTTGAAGCCTTTGCCCGGTGGGGGCCCGACAGTTTCCACCGGCTGAACGGAATGTTCGCCTGTGCGATCTGGGACCGTCTTACCGAGCGATTGTTGTTGGTCAGAGATCGTTTCGGGGTCAAGCCGCTCTACTATGCCGAAGTGGACGGTACGCTCTATTTTGCGTCGGAGATCAAATCACTCGCAGCGGCTGGCGTCCCCTTGGAGCCCGACCAGGACACCTGGTTCGCCTACCTCCGCTTCGGTGCCTATGATGACGGTTCCGGTACCTTCTTCAAGGGTATCAGGCGGGTCCCTCCTGGCCATTATCTTTCCTGGCAAGACGGCCGTATTGAGCTACATCGCTGGTATGACCTTCCGGAACGGGTGAAGTCATCCTGGCCGGACGAACGTTCGGACAGCATTGTCGGCGAGGAATACCACCGGCTTCTCCAGGATGCTGTGCGAATTCGGTTCCGCTCAGACGTCCCCGTCGGGGTCTGCCTCAGCGGTGGCCTGGATTCCTCGACGCTGGTTGCGCTGTTGAAGGAGCTGTTCGGTTCAGGCCAGGATATCCAGACCTACCACTTCGCCTGTGGTGATGCCGCCTACGATGAAACACCATGGGTCAGGAAATTGCTCGCAGAAACCCGCTATCCGCTCAACATAGCGTATCTTGCTGCGGCTGAGATCCCCGACCTCGCCGAAGAAGCGATCCTTTCTCAAGAGGAGCCGTTCGGGGGATTTCCGACCTTGGCGATGATTCAACTCTTCAAGCTGGCCAAGAGTTCCGGAACAACGGTGCTGCTGGACGGGCAGGGCCTCGACGAACAGTGGGCAGGGTATAGTTACTACGCACAAGGCGCAGGGAGTGCCTTATCAGGATCCATGCCCGTCCAGGGATCTCTCAATGGGTCGACCAGCCATGGGTGTCTCTCAGAGGCCTTCACCTCGCTGCGGCCTCGGCCGGTCTATCCGGAACCCTTTCGAGGCCGGCTGTCGAACCTTCGTTATTGCGATCTCCGGTATACGAAACTTCCGCGGGCATTGCGTTTCAACGATCGAGCTTCCTCACAAGCGTCCTGCGAGTTGCGGGAACCGTTTCTCGATTACCGGTTGGTTGAACTGGCCTTCAAACAGCCTGATCATCGTCTCATCCGCCACGACCAGCACAAATATCTCCTCCGGGAAATCGTTCGCCCGCTCCTGCCGAAAGACTTTGCTGAGGCTCCGAAACGGCCCGTGCAGACACCACAGCGCGAATGGTTGCGAGGGCCCCTCCGGGACTGGGTGGAGAGTTGTCTGGCGCATGCAAGCGTCACCCAGAGCGGATGGTTTGACAAGATTCGTCTGCATGAGTCATGGGAGCGATACCTCCGGGGCGAGAGCGACAATTCTTTTTATGTGTGGCAATGGATCAGTGTCGCGCTCAATCACCATCTGATTGAATCGATGAAAGCCGCTCACAAGACGTAG
- the neuC gene encoding UDP-N-acetylglucosamine 2-epimerase (hydrolyzing) — protein MRKVCVVITARPSYSRIKTVLQAIKSHPDLQLQLIVAASALLERYGEVVNVIRADGFQPDAIVYMVLEGENLITTAKSTGLGVVELATIFDNIRPDVVISVADRFETIATAIAASYLNIPVAHVQGGEVTGSIDEKVRHAVTKLSMLHFVANRQAADRVIRMGEDPEMVFITGCPSIDLAERVQGSMDNGFDPFAGYAGVGNRFDARQGYMVVMQHPVTTEYRDSASQIHETISAVRTLNQPTFWFWPNVDAGSDQISKGLRQFRETGETSQIYFFKNMTPEDFLRLLAGARCLVGNSSAGIREASYLGLPVVNIGNRQQGRERARNVIDVGYNAAEIVEATEKHLANGRYPSSPLYGDGKAGERIAQILARVPLTVEKRIAY, from the coding sequence ATGCGGAAAGTGTGTGTCGTCATCACTGCTCGGCCGAGTTATTCCCGGATCAAAACCGTGCTTCAGGCGATCAAGTCTCATCCGGATCTTCAACTCCAGCTCATCGTTGCCGCGTCGGCTCTGCTGGAACGGTACGGCGAGGTTGTGAACGTCATTCGCGCCGACGGCTTTCAACCGGACGCAATTGTCTACATGGTGCTGGAAGGCGAGAACCTGATCACGACCGCGAAGTCGACCGGTTTAGGCGTCGTCGAACTTGCCACGATCTTCGACAATATCCGCCCCGATGTCGTGATCAGTGTCGCGGATCGCTTTGAAACGATCGCGACAGCCATTGCCGCATCCTATCTCAACATTCCGGTGGCGCACGTGCAGGGCGGAGAAGTCACGGGATCGATCGATGAGAAAGTCCGGCATGCAGTGACGAAGCTCTCTATGCTGCATTTCGTCGCCAATCGGCAGGCGGCAGACCGGGTGATCCGCATGGGAGAAGACCCGGAGATGGTCTTTATCACCGGCTGTCCTTCCATTGATCTCGCTGAACGTGTTCAAGGCTCCATGGATAATGGCTTTGACCCTTTTGCGGGTTATGCCGGAGTCGGGAACCGCTTCGACGCGCGCCAAGGCTACATGGTGGTCATGCAACATCCAGTCACCACCGAGTATCGCGATTCTGCATCGCAGATTCACGAGACGATTTCTGCCGTCAGGACGTTGAACCAGCCGACCTTCTGGTTCTGGCCCAATGTGGATGCCGGTTCGGATCAGATCTCGAAAGGCCTGCGCCAGTTCCGCGAGACCGGGGAGACATCGCAGATCTATTTTTTCAAGAATATGACACCGGAGGATTTCCTCCGACTTCTCGCCGGCGCCCGTTGTCTCGTAGGAAACTCCAGCGCGGGGATCAGGGAGGCGTCGTATCTTGGTCTTCCGGTGGTCAACATCGGAAATCGTCAGCAGGGCAGAGAGCGAGCGAGGAACGTCATCGACGTCGGATATAACGCTGCCGAGATCGTGGAGGCTACCGAGAAACACCTGGCCAATGGCCGGTATCCCTCTAGTCCTCTATACGGCGACGGCAAAGCAGGCGAGCGTATTGCGCAAATTCTGGCCCGGGTCCCGCTGACCGTAGAGAAGAGGATTGCATACTGA
- a CDS encoding acylneuraminate cytidylyltransferase family protein yields MDRTQKVLAVIPARGGSKGVPRKNIRSVCGRPLIAHTIEHARAAQHLFHRIIVSTDDEEIAAVARAYGAEVPFLRPANLARDESPMIPMLQHAVEFIERQDAVRMDWICLLQPTEPFRTVSDLEQCLRLGMAGGCDSVISVVRVFATHPILMKRIDNDVLLPFCVEEKEGTRRQDYQPAAYMRNGSVYLTRRGVLMEQGSIWGQTIRPYVMPLERSVSIDTELDLKLAELMMSEQIALERSGNL; encoded by the coding sequence ATGGACAGGACCCAGAAAGTACTGGCAGTGATTCCGGCTCGGGGCGGCTCGAAAGGGGTGCCTCGCAAAAACATTCGGTCCGTCTGTGGGAGGCCGCTGATTGCCCATACCATTGAACATGCCCGCGCAGCGCAGCATCTGTTCCACCGCATCATTGTGAGTACAGATGATGAGGAGATTGCGGCGGTGGCAAGAGCGTATGGGGCGGAGGTGCCATTTCTCAGGCCGGCGAATCTGGCTCGCGACGAGTCACCTATGATTCCCATGCTCCAACATGCGGTCGAGTTTATTGAAAGACAGGATGCGGTCCGTATGGATTGGATTTGTCTTCTCCAACCGACGGAACCGTTTCGTACGGTTTCGGATCTTGAGCAGTGCCTCCGTTTGGGGATGGCGGGCGGTTGTGATTCCGTCATCAGTGTGGTGCGGGTTTTTGCCACACACCCCATCCTGATGAAGCGCATCGACAATGACGTCCTCCTGCCGTTTTGCGTGGAAGAGAAGGAAGGCACCAGACGGCAGGATTACCAGCCGGCGGCGTACATGCGTAACGGATCGGTCTATCTGACCAGGCGGGGCGTCTTGATGGAGCAGGGGTCCATTTGGGGCCAAACGATTCGTCCCTACGTGATGCCTCTGGAACGATCGGTGAGTATCGATACAGAACTCGATCTCAAGCTGGCCGAACTCATGATGTCGGAGCAGATCGCCCTAGAACGAAGTGGAAATCTCTAA